One genomic segment of Hordeum vulgare subsp. vulgare chromosome 2H, MorexV3_pseudomolecules_assembly, whole genome shotgun sequence includes these proteins:
- the LOC123430569 gene encoding uncharacterized protein LOC123430569, translating to MVRDAGGALQLLAVLLLLLASELATFSCGHRIPRADVAAWRRGATPTGRTASTTTTTTAAATRSGGAAAALGDSKRLVPQGPNPLHN from the coding sequence ATGGTGAGGGACGCCGGCGGCGCCCTGCAGCTACTGgcggtgcttctcctcctcctggcgtCCGAGCTCGCCACCTTCAGCTGCGGCCACAGGATCCCCAGGGCGGACGTCGCCGCCTGGAGGCGCGGGGCGACGCCGACTGGACGGACGGcgtccacgacgacgacgacgacggcggcggctacCCGTTCCGGCGGCGCGGCGGCCGCGCTGGGCGACTCCAAGAGGCTGGTTCCGCAGGGGCCCAACCCGCTGCACAACTAG